From a region of the Thiorhodovibrio winogradskyi genome:
- a CDS encoding succinate dehydrogenase iron-sulfur subunit, producing the protein MKIRVYRFNPERDTKPRMQSFEVAARPGMMLREALLEIRALDESFGFRHSCGEGVCGSDGMNVNGVNCLACVTPLADLKEPVEVRPLPGRPVIRDLIVDMSQFYEQYRAVKPYLIRTEPLPEQEIRQTPAERDRLDGLYECILCGCCSTACPSFWWNPDKFHGPAALLQAWRFLADSRDQATDERLDALEGPYKLFRCHSIMNCVEVCPKGLNPTKAIGKIKELMLEKAV; encoded by the coding sequence ATGAAAATTCGGGTTTATCGATTCAACCCAGAGCGCGATACCAAGCCGCGCATGCAGAGCTTTGAGGTCGCGGCGCGTCCGGGCATGATGTTGCGCGAGGCGCTGCTTGAGATTCGCGCGCTTGATGAGAGCTTTGGCTTTCGCCATTCCTGTGGCGAGGGCGTTTGTGGCTCTGACGGCATGAATGTCAATGGCGTCAACTGCCTGGCCTGTGTGACCCCCCTGGCTGATCTGAAGGAACCGGTCGAGGTCCGCCCCCTGCCCGGCCGCCCGGTTATTCGCGATCTGATCGTCGATATGAGTCAGTTCTACGAGCAATACCGCGCGGTCAAGCCTTACTTGATTCGCACCGAACCGCTGCCGGAGCAAGAAATCCGCCAGACACCGGCCGAGCGCGACCGCCTTGATGGTCTCTATGAGTGCATTCTGTGCGGCTGCTGCTCGACCGCCTGCCCGTCCTTCTGGTGGAATCCGGACAAGTTCCATGGGCCGGCCGCGCTCCTGCAGGCTTGGCGCTTTCTCGCCGACAGCCGCGACCAGGCCACCGATGAGCGCCTGGATGCACTCGAGGGCCCCTACAAGCTGTTTCGCTGCCATAGCATCATGAACTGCGTCGAGGTCTGCCCGAAAGGGCTCAACCCGACCAAGGCGATCGGCAAGATCAAAGAGTTGATGCTCGAGAAGGCGGTTTAG
- a CDS encoding FAD assembly factor SdhE, giving the protein MDDTEPLSADADLRRLRWQCRRGMLELDLLLSDFIDQGYAQLSSTERADFARLLGCQDQRLHDWLIGHSEPSDAALRALVERIRSVQLEPGQEVRP; this is encoded by the coding sequence ATGGACGATACCGAGCCTCTTTCAGCCGATGCCGACCTGCGCCGCTTGCGCTGGCAATGCCGGCGCGGAATGCTTGAACTCGACTTGCTGCTCAGCGACTTTATCGATCAGGGTTACGCCCAACTCTCAAGTACCGAAAGAGCGGACTTCGCGCGTCTGCTTGGATGTCAGGACCAACGTCTGCACGACTGGCTGATTGGCCATTCCGAACCATCAGATGCCGCGCTGCGCGCGCTGGTTGAGCGCATCCGGAGCGTTCAGCTGGAGCCAGGTCAAGAGGTCAGGCCGTGA
- a CDS encoding CHAD domain-containing protein, producing MPVAAAIRVILRHNLEALLAHQEVARHGTDIEGVHQMRVALRRMRSALSLFRALLDREQTRAWREQMRQLAGQLGRARDLDVFIDEGLADTAGKLPLPGETALRELALARREQVYASEVRPLLESEAYRHFCTEFPRWIEQGLDLPEPKLAQPILARARKLLDKQERRVLDAGSAVNRQDASAMHQLRIECKKLRYAAEFFRPLFTDMAEFIRCMKGIQDLLGVMNDLALTQSLLDDLLGNTPQDRDLQRFAGALIGWRSYHFQGLLDDFDNRWEALVAARRPWWD from the coding sequence ATGCCTGTGGCCGCCGCCATTCGGGTCATTCTGCGGCACAATCTCGAGGCGCTGCTCGCCCATCAGGAAGTTGCACGCCACGGGACGGACATTGAGGGCGTTCATCAGATGCGCGTGGCTTTGCGACGCATGCGCTCGGCGTTGTCGCTGTTTCGCGCGTTGCTTGATCGCGAGCAGACGCGCGCCTGGCGCGAGCAAATGCGACAGCTGGCCGGGCAACTCGGGCGGGCGCGCGATCTGGACGTTTTTATTGATGAGGGCTTGGCCGATACCGCCGGTAAATTGCCATTGCCGGGAGAGACCGCGCTGCGCGAACTGGCCTTGGCTCGACGAGAGCAGGTATATGCCAGCGAAGTTCGGCCGCTGCTCGAAAGCGAGGCCTACCGGCACTTTTGCACCGAATTCCCGCGTTGGATAGAGCAGGGTCTCGATCTGCCCGAACCCAAGCTCGCACAGCCAATCCTTGCAAGGGCACGCAAGCTGCTCGATAAACAGGAACGCCGGGTGCTGGATGCGGGCAGTGCGGTCAATCGCCAAGACGCGTCGGCGATGCATCAATTGCGCATCGAATGCAAGAAGCTGCGCTATGCGGCAGAGTTCTTCCGGCCGCTGTTCACCGACATGGCAGAGTTCATTCGCTGCATGAAAGGCATTCAGGACCTGCTTGGCGTGATGAATGACTTGGCACTGACCCAAAGCCTGCTCGACGATCTGCTAGGGAACACTCCACAGGATCGCGATCTGCAGCGCTTTGCCGGCGCCCTGATTGGCTGGCGTAGCTATCATTTTCAAGGGTTGCTCGATGACTTCGACAACCGCTGGGAAGCGTTGGTTGCCGCTCGCCGTCCCTGGTGGGATTGA
- a CDS encoding BPTI/Kunitz domain-containing protein, which yields MTPPDPGPCKGAFPGFFYDYESNRCQRFTYGGCDGARPFESMKACIKACRAKAGP from the coding sequence ATGACGCCGCCTGATCCAGGCCCTTGCAAGGGCGCCTTCCCCGGGTTTTTTTACGATTATGAAAGCAATCGCTGCCAGCGTTTTACCTACGGCGGTTGCGACGGAGCACGTCCGTTCGAGTCCATGAAGGCCTGCATCAAGGCATGCCGCGCCAAGGCCGGTCCCTAG
- a CDS encoding ankyrin repeat domain-containing protein: MKHKTFRLPKRVLLGCALAAVAGCGDNTTESGAELLQLAESGDTQALNALLGRRAEPNYRDACQWTPLMKAAVNGHLDAVRSLLDAGAVVDAADTGDYTALLLAASNNHARVVEALLARGAMIDHQENTQGFTALIWAAKRGHAQAVDALVRAGADKTLPDHEGRTAADWAAAEGHDRVLALLRED, encoded by the coding sequence ATGAAACACAAGACTTTTCGCTTGCCAAAGCGCGTTTTACTCGGGTGTGCTCTCGCTGCTGTTGCTGGCTGCGGTGACAATACAACAGAGTCAGGCGCGGAACTCCTGCAGCTTGCCGAGAGCGGCGATACTCAGGCGCTGAACGCCTTGCTCGGCCGGCGGGCAGAGCCCAATTACCGCGATGCCTGCCAGTGGACGCCGCTGATGAAAGCGGCTGTCAATGGACACTTGGATGCAGTGCGCTCTTTGCTGGATGCGGGAGCCGTGGTGGACGCCGCCGATACGGGTGACTATACCGCGCTCCTGCTTGCGGCTTCCAACAACCACGCCCGGGTGGTCGAAGCCTTGCTGGCGCGGGGTGCCATGATTGACCATCAGGAAAACACCCAGGGTTTTACCGCGCTCATCTGGGCAGCCAAGCGCGGTCATGCGCAAGCCGTTGATGCCCTGGTGCGCGCCGGCGCGGACAAAACCCTGCCGGATCATGAGGGACGCACCGCGGCCGACTGGGCTGCTGCCGAGGGACATGACCGGGTGCTGGCGCTGTTGCGGGAGGATTGA
- a CDS encoding SLAC1 anion channel family protein codes for MPISFFAIVMGLTGLTIAWEKAQHVFSRDIGITIWLVVLSSIAFTVIGLFYTAKLILYRKAVVSELRHPVKLNFFPTISISLLLLAIAYLAINPAISRPLWMAGTLLHLFFTLYVVSVWMHHEHFEVHHMNPAWFIPAVGNVLVPVAGVPLGFVDVSWFFFSTGMVFWGMLMTIVFYRILFHNPIDDRLMPTLFILIAPPAVGFIAYTRLTGDIDTIARLLYFSGLFLTLLLFTQVGRFAKLEFFLSWWAYSFPLAAICIASLVFYEMTDKLAFGYIGAGLLLIVSSVVCLLMIKTIVAISKHRICLPGH; via the coding sequence ATGCCAATTTCATTCTTTGCTATTGTCATGGGCCTGACCGGTCTCACCATTGCCTGGGAAAAAGCCCAACATGTCTTCTCACGTGATATCGGCATTACTATCTGGCTGGTTGTATTAAGCTCAATTGCCTTCACGGTGATTGGCCTGTTTTATACCGCCAAGCTCATACTTTATCGCAAAGCCGTGGTTTCCGAACTGCGTCATCCAGTCAAGTTGAATTTTTTCCCGACCATTTCAATCAGCTTGCTGTTGCTGGCTATTGCCTATTTGGCCATCAATCCCGCCATCAGCCGCCCACTATGGATGGCAGGCACTCTACTGCATTTGTTCTTCACGCTCTATGTGGTCAGCGTTTGGATGCACCACGAGCATTTCGAGGTCCATCACATGAACCCAGCCTGGTTTATTCCCGCCGTCGGCAATGTTCTGGTGCCAGTGGCAGGGGTTCCGCTTGGGTTTGTTGATGTATCCTGGTTCTTTTTCAGCACCGGCATGGTCTTCTGGGGCATGCTGATGACCATTGTGTTTTATCGCATTTTATTTCACAACCCAATCGACGACCGTCTGATGCCAACGCTGTTCATTCTGATCGCGCCACCGGCGGTTGGCTTTATTGCCTACACTCGCCTGACTGGTGATATCGATACCATTGCACGGCTGCTCTACTTTAGCGGACTTTTTCTCACCTTGCTGCTATTCACCCAGGTGGGTCGATTTGCCAAGCTGGAATTCTTTCTGTCCTGGTGGGCCTATTCATTCCCCTTGGCGGCCATCTGTATTGCCAGTCTAGTGTTCTATGAAATGACAGACAAACTTGCTTTCGGCTATATTGGCGCGGGTCTTCTGCTCATTGTCAGCAGCGTGGTCTGCTTGTTAATGATCAAAACCATCGTCGCTATCAGCAAGCATCGCATCTGTTTGCCTGGGCATTGA
- a CDS encoding DUF6858 family protein, translating into MKQTLLQEKYPVYTLETKKSETPFQNVDEIIDNLKTRVEEHPKACFIAIFDHHQHTSNMPGGEIAKDITAAKHIVFCFGTHLPNPHVMAVRPRSIGVVEQGDEFVISFLEAPMPLANNAMESWVRALVDSPQPATAG; encoded by the coding sequence ATGAAACAAACCCTGCTGCAGGAAAAATACCCCGTCTACACCCTTGAAACCAAGAAAAGCGAAACTCCCTTTCAAAATGTCGATGAAATTATCGACAACCTAAAAACCCGCGTTGAAGAGCACCCGAAGGCGTGCTTCATCGCGATTTTCGATCACCACCAGCACACCAGCAACATGCCCGGTGGGGAAATTGCCAAGGACATCACCGCGGCCAAGCACATTGTTTTCTGCTTTGGCACTCACCTGCCCAATCCTCATGTCATGGCGGTGCGCCCCCGTTCGATTGGCGTTGTTGAACAGGGCGACGAATTCGTCATCAGCTTTCTGGAGGCGCCCATGCCACTTGCCAACAATGCCATGGAATCCTGGGTTCGCGCCCTGGTGGACTCACCTCAACCTGCAACCGCTGGTTAG